The following proteins are co-located in the Verrucomicrobiia bacterium genome:
- the leuA gene encoding 2-isopropylmalate synthase encodes MLKDPSKKYRPFPPIHLPDRQWPNRTLTRAPRWCSVDLRDGNQALAVPMNVSQKLELFHALVKCGFKEIEVGFPSASNTEFAFNRRLIEENRAPDDVWLQVLVQAREDLIERTVESLVGAKKVIIHLYNSTSPAQRRVVFGMSKEQIIQVAVRGAQWIKDRLPRLAGTEVMLQYSPESFSLTEVEFAREISEAVQAVWQPTPQRKMILNLPDTVEVAMPNVYADQIEWMCRNLKNRESVIVSLHTHNDRFTGVAATELGLLAGAERVEGTLFGNGERTGNLDLVTVALNLYMHGISPGLDFSNLNELRKVYERCTGMTVPERQPYAGELVFTAFSGSHQDAIRKGLAEWEKTGREHWDVPYLTIDPADIGREYHEVIRVNSQSGKGGVAYLLENEFGIALPKEMQREFGPIANDAVDRLGREVRGAELKEMFWREYIERTQPWKLVGFETESRDGVVRCRAHLSRDGKTVEFAGEGNGPLAALVHGFSQAGVPRFEITQYSEHAIGEGESATAIAYIQIKHDDKRTRWGAGVDTNIELASVRAVLSALNRS; translated from the coding sequence ATGCTCAAAGACCCGTCAAAAAAGTATCGCCCGTTTCCGCCGATCCACTTGCCTGACCGCCAGTGGCCGAACCGCACACTCACCCGCGCGCCGCGCTGGTGCAGTGTGGATTTGCGCGATGGCAACCAGGCGCTCGCCGTGCCGATGAACGTCAGCCAGAAACTCGAGTTGTTCCACGCGCTCGTGAAGTGCGGCTTCAAGGAAATCGAAGTCGGCTTTCCCTCGGCGTCGAACACGGAGTTCGCCTTCAATCGCCGGTTGATCGAGGAGAACCGCGCGCCGGACGATGTATGGTTGCAGGTGCTCGTGCAGGCGCGCGAGGATTTGATCGAGCGCACGGTGGAATCGCTGGTCGGCGCGAAAAAGGTCATCATCCATTTGTATAATTCGACTTCGCCCGCGCAACGGCGAGTGGTGTTCGGCATGTCGAAAGAGCAGATCATCCAAGTGGCCGTGCGCGGTGCGCAATGGATCAAGGACCGTTTGCCGCGGCTCGCGGGCACGGAGGTGATGCTGCAATATTCGCCCGAGAGTTTCAGCCTGACGGAGGTTGAATTCGCGCGCGAAATTTCCGAGGCCGTGCAAGCCGTGTGGCAACCCACGCCGCAACGAAAAATGATTTTGAATTTGCCGGACACGGTCGAAGTGGCGATGCCGAATGTCTATGCCGACCAGATCGAATGGATGTGCCGCAACTTAAAAAATCGCGAGTCGGTCATCGTGAGCTTGCACACGCACAATGATCGTTTCACCGGCGTGGCCGCGACGGAACTGGGTTTGCTCGCGGGCGCGGAACGGGTTGAGGGCACGCTGTTCGGTAACGGCGAACGCACGGGGAATCTTGATCTTGTGACCGTCGCGTTGAACCTTTACATGCACGGCATCAGTCCGGGTCTCGATTTCAGCAACCTCAACGAATTGCGAAAAGTTTATGAGCGCTGCACCGGCATGACGGTGCCCGAGCGGCAGCCGTACGCGGGCGAATTGGTTTTCACGGCGTTCAGCGGCTCGCATCAGGACGCGATTCGCAAAGGCCTGGCCGAGTGGGAGAAGACGGGACGCGAACATTGGGACGTGCCGTATCTCACGATTGATCCGGCGGACATCGGCCGCGAGTATCACGAGGTCATTCGCGTGAACAGCCAGTCGGGCAAGGGCGGCGTGGCTTATCTTTTGGAGAATGAATTTGGCATTGCCTTGCCGAAGGAGATGCAGCGTGAGTTCGGGCCGATTGCGAACGATGCCGTGGACCGCCTGGGCCGCGAAGTGCGTGGCGCGGAACTCAAGGAAATGTTTTGGCGCGAATACATCGAGCGCACGCAGCCGTGGAAATTAGTGGGCTTTGAAACCGAGAGCCGCGACGGCGTGGTGCGCTGCCGCGCGCATTTGTCACGCGACGGCAAAACTGTTGAGTTCGCGGGCGAAGGCAACGGCCCGCTCGCCGCGCTGGTGCATGGTTTCAGCCAGGCAGGCGTGCCGCGTTTTGAAATCACGCAATACAGCGAGCATGCGATTGGCGAGGGCGAGAGTGCAACGGCGATTGCCTATATCCAGATCAAGCACGATGACAAGCGCACGCGCTGGGGCGCGGGTGTGGATACGAATATCGAACTCGCATCGGTGCGCGCGGTGTTGAGCGCGCTGAACCGGAGTTGA